The genomic stretch TGCACTTGATGGTCATATTGGCGATAAACCCAGCTTTTAGAAGCAATGGTAGGTGTACTTAGCAAAGTTAATAAAATATCCTGCCAACTTTGCAACTTCCCCCCGATTTCAATACCCGTAGCATTACATGGAGGTAAACTATCAGATGTCCATTGCCAAGAGGTTTGGGCATATTCTGGAGGTTCTGCTAATAGTTCCCTTTCATACAAAGGCGTATTTTCTGCTAACGCATCAGCGGGAATTTCTGCGGCAATTTTGCCTTTAAACAAAATCCTGACAATAGGGTCTGCAATTACTGTACCTGCAACCACTGCTTGCAGTCCCCAACGGTGGAAAATATCAATTAATTCCTGTTCTCGTCCCTTATGGGCAACAAACAACATTCTTTCTTGAGACTCCGAAAGCAGGTATTCATAAGGTATCATTCCCAATTCCCGCGCCGGAATTTTATCTAAGTCAAATTCAATACCTACGCCACCCTTGGCAGCCATTTCTGAAGTAGAACAAGTTATACCAGCCGCACCCATATCTTGAGCCGCAACCACAGCCCCGGTTTTAAATGCCTCTAAACAAGCTTCAATTAAGGACTTTTCTAAAAATGGATCTCCCACTTGCACAGCGGGACGGTTATCCATTGACTCATCTGTTAATTCTGCACTGGCAAAACTCGCGCCTCCCATGCCATCCCGTCCGGTGGTTGAACCCACATATAAGACAGGATTACCAATACCAGAAGCACCGGATTTGACTATTTCTGGTGTTTCCATTAATCCCAGTGCCATGACGTTGACTAAGGGATTACCGGAATAAGCAGAGTTAAAATATACTTCACCGCCAACTGTGGGAACCCCAACGCAGTTAGCATAATGGGAAATTCCCGCTACAACACCTGTAAACAACCTTTGGGTTTTCGGATCATCTAAATCACCAAAACGCAAAGAATTTAATAAAGCTATGGGACGCGCCCCCATTGTGAATATATCTCTTAATATACCACCTACTCCGGTTGCAGCGCCTTGGAAGGGTTCAACGGCTGAAGGGTGGTTATGGGATTCTATTTTAAATGCTAATTGCAGTCCATCGCCGATATCCACAACACCTGCATTTTCACCGGGTCCAACGAGAATGCGGGGTCCTGTGGTGGGAAACTGTTTGAGTAAAGGGCGGGAATTTTTATAACAGCAATGTTCTGACCACATCACCCCAAACATACCTAGTTCGGCTTTGTTGGGGTGACGGGCTAAGCGGCGGACAATTTCTGTATATTCTTCTGGTTTAATGCCTTCTGAGGCTATTTCTTGGGGAGAAAAGGGATTTTGTGCGGTGGTCATGGCTGTTATGCACCAAGGGGACAGAGGAATATTCTATCTGAGATCCCCGACTTCTTTT from Anabaena sphaerica FACHB-251 encodes the following:
- the purL gene encoding phosphoribosylformylglycinamidine synthase subunit PurL produces the protein MTTAQNPFSPQEIASEGIKPEEYTEIVRRLARHPNKAELGMFGVMWSEHCCYKNSRPLLKQFPTTGPRILVGPGENAGVVDIGDGLQLAFKIESHNHPSAVEPFQGAATGVGGILRDIFTMGARPIALLNSLRFGDLDDPKTQRLFTGVVAGISHYANCVGVPTVGGEVYFNSAYSGNPLVNVMALGLMETPEIVKSGASGIGNPVLYVGSTTGRDGMGGASFASAELTDESMDNRPAVQVGDPFLEKSLIEACLEAFKTGAVVAAQDMGAAGITCSTSEMAAKGGVGIEFDLDKIPARELGMIPYEYLLSESQERMLFVAHKGREQELIDIFHRWGLQAVVAGTVIADPIVRILFKGKIAAEIPADALAENTPLYERELLAEPPEYAQTSWQWTSDSLPPCNATGIEIGGKLQSWQDILLTLLSTPTIASKSWVYRQYDHQVQNNTVLLPGGADASVVRLRPLETNPNLKSSIQNLKSGVAATVDCNSRYVYLDPYEGAKAVVAEAARNLSCVGAEPLAVTDNLNFGSPEKPIGYWQLASACRGLSEGCSELGTPVTGGNVSLYNETFDDQGNPQPIYPTPVVGMVGLIEDLDKICGQGWKNSGDVIYLLGVPVQSKIVRLSEVEVQNPKSKIELGASEYLATIHNTVAGKPPRVDFDLERSVQKVCREGIRGGWVRSAHDTSEGGLTVALAECCLSGNLGAEINLEISADHDSRFDEVLFGEGGARILVSVSKENQEIWESYLQEHLGQNWQKLGVVANLETDLTVSTTDNQELIKVSIKDMSDHYDRAISQRLALYANT